Within Schumannella luteola, the genomic segment TCGGGTCGGCGCCCGCGCGTAGTGTGATCGGCACCCCGCACTCCCCCGACGGCTTCAGCGAGGAGCACCCCATGGCAGTGACCAGCGAGGCGACGACGCTCTGGTTCGGCGATCTGGCGAGCGGCTCGGGCACGACGAGTCTCGACTCCTCCGACGCCGGCGAGTTCCCGGTGACGTGGGCGGCGCGCGCCGAGGGCGTGGCCGGTCGCACCAACCCCGAGGAGCTGCTCGGCGCCGCGCACTCCGCCTGCTTCTCGATGGCGCTGTCGAACGCCCTCGGCCAGGCGGGCACGCCGCCGGAGAGCCTGCAGGTCACTGCCGCGGTCACCTTCGTGCCCGGCCAGGGCATCACGGGCAGCCATCTGCTCGTCAGCGCGAAGGTGCCGGGGCTCAGCGAGGCCGGCTTCGCCGCCGTCGCTGAGGAGGCGAAGCGGGGCTGTCCGGTCTCGCAGGCGCTCGCCGGCATCCCGATCACGCTCGAGGCGAGCCTCGCCTAGTTGCGCGACCTCCGGAGCGCATCGCGCCCTCATCGCCGTCGACGTCCCGATCGTCGGCGACATCGCATCCCGTCCCTCCCCCGAAGCGAAAGACCCCGCATGGCCCGCACACGTCGGGTGCTGATCTCCGGAGCCTCCGGACTCGTCGGCACCGCCCTCACGAAATCCCTCCGCTCCGCCGGCGACGAGGTGCGCCACCTCGTGCGCCGCGATCCGCGCAGCTCCGAGGAGGTGCGCTGGGATCCGGGCGCCGGGCGGCTCGACCCCGCCGAGCTGGAGGGGGTGGATGCGGTGGTCAACCTCTCCGGCGCCAGCGTCGGCCGCATCCCCTGGACCGCCGGCTACCGCGCCGAGCTGCGCGATTCGCGCCTCGACACGACCCGCACGATCGCCACCGCGATCGGTCGAGCGAAGGCGGCGCCGAAGACGCTGATCAACGCCTCGGCGGTCGGGATCTACGGCGACCGGCCCGGCGAGCGGCTCACCGAGGACTCGGCGCCGGGCAGCGGCTTCCTGCCCGAGCTCGTCGTCGACTGGGAGGCTGCGGCCCAGACGGCGTCAGACCGCACCCGCGTCGTGAGCATCCGCTCGGGTGTCGTCGTCGCGCACGGCGGAGGATTCGGTCCGGTGCGGCAGCTGACGCAGTTCGGCCTCGGCACGCGCTTCGGCTCGGGCGGGCAGTTCTGGCCGTGGATCTCGCTGTTCGACGAGGTCGCGGCGATCCGGCACCTGCTCGACTCGGAGCTGGCGGGTCCGGTCAACCTGGTCGGTCCGACTCCGGCGACGAGCGATCGGGTGACGAGGGTCTACGCGCGCGAGCTGCACCGGCCCCGGCTGCTGCCGGCGCCGGAGTTCGCGGTGAGGATGCTCGGCGAAGCCGGGCAGCGGCTGCTGCTCGACAGCGCCGAGGTGCTGCCGACGCGACTGCGCTCGGACGGCTTCCACTGGAAGCACAGCGAGATCGACGACGCGGTGGTCGCGGTCGTGCACGGGGAGGCGTAGGACACCGCGGATGCAGCGCCCGACCGGCCCGACCGGTCGTCAGGCGCGGGAGAAGCGGATCGCCTGACGCGTCGCCCAGCGCGCGCGGCGGCGGTCGCCGCTCGCGTCGTAGACGAGTCCGAGACGGAACCAGGCGCGCCAGTCCTCGGGCGCGGCCTCGACCGCCTCGCGGTAGCGCGGGAACACGGCCTCGGCGGCGTCGCGGTCGACGCGGCCGCTGGCGTGCACCGGCAGCGGCTCGGCGGGCATGCCGTTCTCGGCCTCGAGCCGGGCCGCGAGCCGGTCGGCGCGCACGGCGAAGAGCAGCTCGGCTCCGAGCGCCCAGATGCCGAGCAGCGGCAGCACGATCAGCGCGACGCCCAGGGCGATCGCGATGGGCACGCCGGTCGACAGCAGCAGGATCGCGTAGCCCAGCGCGAAGACCAGGTAGAGCAGCAGCAGCGCCGCCATGACGATGACCGCGGCGCGGGCGCGCAGCAGCGCGCCGCGGCGGCGCGGCAGCGCCCCGGCGCCGGCGGTGGATGCGGGCTGAGCCGATCGATCCTGCGCAGCCGGCTGGTCCTGCTCGGCCGACTCAGGCATCCAGGCCCAGGATCGCGTCGAGTCCGACGGTGAGCCCGCGCGCCTCGGGCAGTGCCCGCAGCGCCGCGAGGATGCCGGCCTCGTAGGAGCGCCCCGAGATCGTCTGGTGGGTGAGGCGCAGCACCTCGCCCTCGCCGCCGAAGACGACGTCCTGCTGGGCCACGATGCCGGCCAGGCGCATCGAGTGCACGGGGATGCTCGCCACCTGCTGCCCGCGGGCGCGCTGGTCGACGTGCGGCGCCTCGACGGGGCCGAGCTCGGCGCGGGCGGCGGTGATGAGCTCGGCGGTTCGCGTCGCGGTTCCCGACGGCGAGTCGATCTTCGTCGCGGCGTGCGCCTCGATGATCTCGACCGAGTCGAAGTAGCGGCCCGCGATCGTCGCGAAGCGGGTGGCCAGCACCGATCCGATCGAGAAGTTCGGCACGACGATGACGCCCAGGTCGGGCAGCTCGGCGAGTCGGTGGCCGAGCTTCGCGAGACGCTCGGCGTTCCAGCCGGAGGTGCCGACGAGCACCGGCTTGCCGGCGGCGAGCGCCGCCTCGACGACCGTGGGCGATACGACCGGGATGGTCATGTCGACGACGAGGTCGACGTCGGCGAGCGCCTCCAGCCCGTCTTTCGACGACAGTCGGGCCGCGACCTCGAAGCCCTCGGTGCGGTCGATCAGATCGGCGGCGAGGCCACCCAGCTTTCCGGTGGCGCCGACGACGGCGACTCGTGAGGTCATGGCATCCAGCCTAGGCGAGCACGCAGTGCGCGACCGGCGAGCCCGATGCGGCGACGGCATCCGTGTTCGAGCCGGATCGGAGCGGGACGACCGCGCTCAGCGCGACGGCAGCGTGAGGATCTCGGCGCCCGATTCGGTGATCGCGATCGTGTGCTCGGTGTGGGCCGTGCGGCACCCGGTCGAGCTGCGCAGGGTCCAGCCGTCGGCATCTGTCACCAGCACGTCCGTGTCGGCCATGACCCAGGGCTCGAGCGCGAGCAGGAGTCCGGGGCGCAGGCGGTAGCCGCGGCCGGGTCGGCCGTCGTTGGCGACGTGCGGGTCGCCGTGCATGGTCGAGCCGATGCCGTGCCCGCCGAACTCGAGGTTGATCGGGTAGCCCTCGGCGCCGAGCACCTGGCCGATCGCGTGCGAGAGGTCGCCCGTGCGCACGTCGGGGCCGGCGATCGCGATCGCGGCGGCGAGCGCGCGCTGGGTGACGTCGATGAGCGCGAGGTCCTCGGCGCGGGCCGACTCCCCCACGACGAAGCTGATCGCGGCGTCGGCGGCGATGCCGTCGAGCAGCACCGCGAGGTCGAGGGTGAGCAGGTCGCCGTCGACGAGGGCGTAGTCGTGCGGCATGCCGTGCAGCACGGCATCGTTGACGGCGGTGCAGACGTAGTGACCGAAGGGGCCGTTGCCGAAGGAGGGCGCGTAGTCGACGTAGCAGGACTCGGCACCCGCGTCGATGATGAGTTGCCGCGTGATCTCGTCGAGCTCGAGCAGGTTCGTGCCGACGAGGCTCTTCGTTTTGAGGGTCTGCAGGATATCGCCGACGAGGGCGCCCGTCGCGCGCGCCTTGTCGACCTCGGCCGGGGTCAGGATCTCGATCACGGGATAACTATACCGGTCATAAAGTACCGGCCAGACAATACCGGGACTATCATCGGGCCATGGTCCGACTGCCGCTCACCCCCGCCGAACTCGAGCGCGGGGAGCGACTCGGGTCGCTGCTGCGCTCGGCCCGCGGCGATCGCTCGCCCCTCGCCGTGGCTCTCGACGCCGGCATCTCGCCCGAGACGCTGCGCAAGATCGAGACCGGCCGCATCGCGACCCCCGCCTTCCCCACGATCGCCGCCCTCGCGGAGGTGCTCGGCCTCTCGCTCGACGCGGTGTGGGCCGAGGTCACGGCCGGCGAGCACCGCACCGCCGGGGCCCGAGTCGCCGCGCATCCCGTCGCGATCTGACGCGGCGCGCGGGGTGCCCCGCGCGTTCTAGCCTGGGATCGTGACCGACTTCCGCGAGACCGCCGTCGACTCCCCCGACGCCCAGACGCTGCTCACCGAGTACTTCACCGGACGCGAGAAGAGCTTCCCCTCAGCCCAGGGCACGTACCAGGTCAACCTGCCCGACCCGGCGGTGTTCCGCGGCGATCGCGGCCTGTTCCTCGTCGTGGCCGACGGCGACGAGCTGCTGGGATGCGGCGGCATCCGTCGCATCGACGACGGCCCGCTCGGGGCGCGCTGGGAGATCAAGCACCTCTATGTGCGCGAGGCCGCGCGCGGTCGCCGGCTCGGTCGCGGCATCCTCGAGGAGCTCGAGCGCAGGGCGGCGGAGCACGGCGCCGCCGAGCTCGTGCTCGACACGAACGACAGCCTCGAAGCGGCCGGCGGCCTGTACCGCAGCTCGGGCTACGTCACCGTCGAGCCCTACAACGACAACCCCAACGCGACGACCTGGTACGCGAAGCCGGTCGCGCCGGTCGCCTGAGCCCCGGTCCGGCAGCTCCAGCTCAGTTGCTCCGGATCAGTAGGGCTGGTCGACGGGGAGGCCCGTGCGCAGCTCGGCCGGCAGGTGCCCGAGGTCGTTGTGCGTGAGCAGCACCGGGGGCTTCGCCGAGCGGACGCGGATGATCGTGAGGCCGCAGTTCGCCTGGTTCACACCCATCCAGCGCCACGGCGCCGCGCCGAAGGCGTGCGCCACGAAGGCCGCGATGACGAAGTTGTGGGTGATGAGCAGCTCGTGGCGGTCGTCGCGCGAGGGGGTCATCCACTCCGAGAAGGCATCCGACATCTGCGCCTCGCCCGCGTCGATCTCCTCGGGGGTGACGCCGCCGAAGAACGACTCGAAGCTGTGCGGCATGTCGGGCGACGGGCCGGCGGGGATGCAGTCCATGAGCAGCGCCGAGGGCTCCGCCTCGAGCGAGGGCAGCCGCTCGGTCATGATCTTCGCGGTCTCCTGCGCGCGCTGCAGCGGGGAGGTGAAGGCCGCGTCGAAGGGGACGCCGCCGAGGCGCTCGGCGATCGCGCGCGCCTGGCGCACGCCGCGCGGGCTCAGCGGGCCGTCGGGCAGGCCGAACTCGGCGTCACGCTGCTCGCCATGGCGCACGAGGTAGAGGAAACGGGACACGGGAGCTCCTGGGTTCGTGGGGGTCACGCGGCGGAGGGCTCGTCGCTGAGCCCGGCGATGCCGGTGAAGTCGTTCTCGGTGACGGCGCCGACGGCCGCGAGGCTGAGCGGACGCTCGGCCAGGTCGGCGGCGAGGCGCTCCACGTCGGCGAGCTCGACCGCGTCGAGGCGGCGCAGGCTCTCGTCGAGGTCGAGGAACTCACCGGTGCCGAGCTCGCTGCGGCCGAGCCGGCTCATGCGGGTGTCGCTGTCTTCGAGGGCGAGCGCCGCGCCGCCGGCCATCTGGCCGCGGGCGCGCGTCAGCTCCTCGGCGGTGATGCCGTCGCTCGCGATCGCGCGCAGCTGACCGAGCATGAGGTCGACGACCTCCGGGGCATTGCGCGGGGCGCAGCCGGCGTAGAGGCCGAAGACGCCGGCGTCCGAGTAGGCCGAGGCGTAGGAGTAGACCGAATAGGCGAGTCCGCGCTTCTCGCGGATCTCCTGGAAGAGACGCGACGACATCCCGCCGCCCAGCACCGCATTGAGCACGCCGAGCTCGCTGCGGCGATCGTCGGAGCCGTTGATGCCGGTCGTGCCGACGTAGAGATTGACCTGCTCGAGCGGACGGTCGACGACCACGAGCGAGCTGCCGCGCTCGATGAGGGCGGATGCGAAGGGGCGGCGCGCAGCGGGCGCCGCGGCGGCGTCGAGATCCCAGCCGGCCGCGCGGAGCCCGCGCTCGACCCAGCCCACGAGGGCGTCGTGATCGACGGCGCCGGCCACCGTGATGACGAGCTCGCTCGGCGAGTAGTGGCGGCGGTAGTGCTGCCAGACGGCGTCGCGACCGACCGCGCGGATCGACTCGGGGCTGCCGCCGATCGGGCGCCCCAGCGGGTGCGCGCCGAGCACCGCCTCGACGAAGCGCTCGCCCGCGACATCGCCCGGGTCGTCGTCGGCCATCGCCAGCTCTTCGAGGATGACGCCGCGCTCGCTCTCGAACTCCTCGGCATCCAGCACGCTCGAGGTCACCATGTCGGCGAGCACGGTCACGGCCATCTCGAGGTCGAGGTCGCGCACCTTCGCGTAGTAGCAGGTGTGCTCCTTCGCGGTGAGGGCGTTGTTCTCGCCGCCGACCGCGTCGAAGGCGACCGCGATGTCGAGCGCGCTGCGCTCGGCCGTGCCCTTGAAGAGCAGGTGCTCGAGGAAGTGCGTGGAGCCGAATCCACCCGTGGTCTCGTCGCGCGATCCGACGGCGACCCAGTAGCCGACGGTGGCGCTCTGCGCACCGGGCACGCTCTCGCTGAGGATGCGCACTCCGCTCGGGAGCACGGAGCGCCGCACCCGCGAGCCGCCGGCGGCGGTCACGTCGAGTTCGGGCAGATCGAGCGGGAGGCGGACAGCTCTGTTCATGGCCCGACGAGCCTACGTCACGCCTCCGTCACGAGCCTCGGGGCGAGCCCGGGAAGCCGGAGGGGCCCGGATCGGCGACCCGACGCCGTGGATTCCGGGCGCCCGGGAGCGGAGGCGTGCTCCGATCGCGGTCGAGCGCGACCCCCGAACTGGGGTCGGATCATAGCGGACAGACAGACACGTCTGTCTGTCCGCATCACGTACACTCGAGCGCACGGACCGGCGGAGCGGGTCCCGTCACACCGGCCGAGGCGAGCCGGGGTCGTCCCCTCGACCCGGAGCAGTACGCCAGTCCCGATCGGCCGGACGGGAGCGCTCCGCCGACGTCCGCGAACTGGTCGCGACCGGCTCACCCGAGGTCGAGCGCGACACACCCGTCAGGATCAGGAGTGGCCGGCAACCGCGGCCCGTCAGAAGGAACGCCCGTGCCGATCACCTCCCCGCTCACCGCGAGCACCCGGCCCATCGCCCCGGCCAAGCTGCGCATCCTGCAGACCGCCGACACCCTGTTCACGTCGGAGGGCATCCGCAACGTCGGCATCGACCGCCTCATCGGCGAGTCGAAGGTGACCAAGGCGACCTTCTACAAGCACTACGGCTCGAAGGACCGCCTGATCCTCGACTACCTCGGCTACCGCCACGAGCTCGAGAACGGCCGCATCGACGAGCGCGCCGCCGGCAGCGCCGAGGGCGTCGTGCGCGCCGTCGTCGAGCTGGCGATCAGCGACATCGAGGGCGACGGCTTCCGCGGCGACCCCTTCACGAACGCCGCCGCCGAGTTCCCCGAGCCCGGCCACCCGGCCCGCGCGATCGTGCGCGAGCACCGCGAGCTGCTCGCCGAGCGTCTCGACGACGCGCTGCGCGAGCTCGGCCACCCGATGGCCGGCGAAGCGGCCGACGACCTCGTGCTCGCTCGCGACGGCGCCCTCAGCGGCGCGTTCTCGGGTGACGCGATCGCGGCGAAGAGCGCACTGCAGCGCAGCCTCGACCGCACCCTCGCCGCCGCGAGCTGACGACTCCCGCGCCGGCGGAGAGGCGAACGCACAGCCCGCCGGTGCGGTGACCTTCTTCGATGCAGCGCGCTCACCCGCGCGATCGCACACGAGACCCCGAGCGGAGCTGGAGCCGCTCGGGGTCTCGCACGTGCGGGCGGATGACGCCGACGGCTCAGAAGCCCTCGCTGGCGCGGTCGAGACGCTCGACCTGCTGACGGGTCAGCGCCAGGGTCGCCGCCTGGGTCAGGTCGAACACCTGCTCGGGTGAGCTCGCCGAGACCACCGGGGCCGTCACGAGCGGCTTCGAGAGCAGCCAGGCGAGCGCGACCGTCGCGGGGGCCGCATCCCGTTCGCGCCCGATGTCGCGCAGCGTGTTGACCACGCGGGCGGCGCTGCGCGAGAAGAACTGAGCGAGACTGCGGCCGCGGGATCCGGCAGGCAGGTCGCGACGACCGCGGTACTTGCCGCTGAGCGCGCCGCCGGCGAGCGGGAAGCGCGGCATCATCGCGAGCCCCTGCTGGGCCGCCACGGGGGCGATGTCGCGCTCGAACTCACGCCGGAACAGCAGGCTGTACTGGTTCTGCACCGCGATCATCGGCGCGACGCCGAGGTGAGCGCAGGCGACGCGCGCCAGGAACAGCCGCTCGCCCGTGTGGTCGGAGCCGCCGAACCAGCGCACCTTGCCGGCGCGGATCAGGTCGTCGACCGCGAGCAGGGTCTCGTCGAACTCCACCTCGGGGTCGTCGATGTGCAGGTAGAGCAGGTCGATGCGGTCGGTCTGCAGGCGCCGCAGCGAGGCCTCGACGGCGGCCGTGACGGAACGACCGGAGAGCCCGGGGTGCTCGTCGCTCTTGCCGACCTTCGTCGCGAGCACCATGTCGTCGCGCGCGCCGCGGTCGCGCATCCACCGGCCGATCATCGTCTCGCTGCGCCCCGCGGCGTAGGAGTCGGCCGTGTCGAGGAAGTTGCCGCCCTGAGCGCGGTAGACGTCGAGGATGCCGTCGACGATAGGGCCGTCGGCGGTCCAGCCGAAGACGTTGCCGCTGAGCGCGACCGGGAAGACGCGGAGGTCGGAGATGCCGACCCGGCGACGGCGCGGGGCGAGATCGCCGTAGACGGTCGCGGTCTGGGCGGTGGTAGGCGCGAGACGCGGAGCGATCGCCAGTTCGCCGGTGAGCTCGTCGAGGGTGGTGCCGGAGGCGCGGGATGCGGCGGGCGGCGCAGTCGCACCGCTCGCGGATGCCGCGGCACCCGACAGCGCTGTCGGCGCAGGTCGAGCCGGCGCGGGGACTCCGCGGTCCGACTCGTCGCTCATGCGCCTCTCCCCTGGCTCGCGAGCCGGGAACGTGCCGGTGCGCACGACCCGATTGCGATGCAGGCTATCGCCGGCCTCCGACACGCCGCCGACCGGCGCGCTGAATCGTTACCGATCCTCGACCTTCGAGCCGGTTCGACGCCGCTCGACGCCGCGAATCCGACTGTTCGCCGACATCCGTCGTCATCATCCGGCACGCCGCTCGCCCTCCGCCCTAGCCTGACGACGCGCGGCTCGACGGCCGCCGCGATCGAGACGAGAGAGGACCGCCCATGGCGAACGACCCGAACTGGCGACTGCCCGAGGTTCCGAGCTTCGAGCTCACCAGCACCGACTTCGAGCCCGGCGGGGCGCTGCCGACCAGCGCTCGATCGGCGATCTTCGGCGCGGGCGGCGACGACCGCTCCCCCGCTCTCGCCTGGAGCGGCGCGCCCGAGGGCACCCGGAGCTTCGTGCTCACCGTCTACGACCCCGACGCCCCGACGGGCAGCGGCTTCTGGCACTGGTCGGTGCGCGACATCCCCGGCGACGCGGCGTCCCTTCCGGGCGACGCCGGCAACCCGGATGCGGCGCTGCTGCCCGCCGGCGTCGTCACCGGGCCGAACGAGGCCGGCCTGCAGCGCTTCCTCGGCGCCGCGCCGCCCTCGGGGCATGGCGAGCACCGCTATTTCTTCACGCTCACGGCGCTCGACGTGCCGACCCTCGAGGTGGATGCCGCGGCGACGCCGGCGATCATCGGCTTCACGATGCTCGGGCACGTGCTCGGCCGGGCGCAGCTGATCGGCACCACGATCACCGAGTAGCCGCCGGTCACGGCCGGCCGCGAACGCCGGCCGCGGACGCCGAAGGGCCCGACCCCGCTGAAGCGGAGCCGGGCCCTTCGTCAGTGGATCAGCAGATCCGGGGCGATCCGGAGGATCAGCCCTCGGCCGGAGCCTCGGGGCCGTCCGAGGCGGCGGCGCCGCCCTCGGTGTCGCCGCCCTCAGTCTCCTCGACCACCGGGGCGAGCGAGAGCTTGCCGCGGTCGTCGATCTTGGTGATCTCGACCTGGATCTTCTGGCCGACGCCGAGGACGTCCTCGACGTTCTCGACGCGCTTGCCGCCGGCGAGCTTGCGCACCTCGCTGATGTGCAGCAGGCCGTCCTTGCCCGGGAGCAGCGAGACGAAGGCGCCGAAGGCGGCGATCTTGACGACCGTGCCCAGGTAGCGCTCGCCGATCTCGGGCTGCAGCGGGTTGCCGATCGCGAGGACCTGCGCGCGGGCCGCCTCGGCCGAGGGGCCGTCGACCGCGCCGATGTAGACGGTGCCGTCCTCCTCGATGGAGATGTCGGCGCCGGTCTCGTCCTGGATCGCGTTGATCGTCTTGCCCTTGGGGCCGATCAGCTCGCCGATCTTGTCCACCGGGATGTTGACGCTGATCACGCGGGGCGCGGTCGGAGCCATCTCGTCGGGGGCGTCGATCGCCTGGTTGATGACCGCGAGGATCGCCGTGCGGGCCTCCTTGGCCTGCTTCAGCGCGCCATCCAGCACCGACGACGGGATGCCGTCGAGCTTGGTGTCGAGCTGGATCGCGGTGACGAACTCGCTCGTTCCGGCGACCTTGAAGTCCATGTCGCCGAGGGCATCCTCGGCGCCCAGGATGTCGGTCAGCGCCGCGTAGCGGGTCTCGCCGTCGACCTCGTCGGAGACGAGGCCCATCGCGATGCCGGCGACGGGGGCGCGCAGCGGCACACCCGCGTTGAGCAGCGACAGGGTCGAGGCGCAGACGGAGCCCATCGACGTCGAGCCGTTGGAGCCGAGAGCCTCGGACACCTGGCGGATCGCGTAGGGGAACTCCTCGCGGCTCGGCAGCACCGGCACGAGGGCGCGCTCGGCGAGGAAGCCGTGCCCGATCTCGCGACGCTTCGGCGAACCCACGCGGCCGGTCTCACCGGTCGAGTAGGGCGGGAAGTTGTAGTGGTGCAGGTAGCGCTTCTTGGTGACGGGCGACAGCGAGTCGATCTGCTGCTCCATCTTGAGCATGTTCAGCGTGGTGACGCCCAGGATCTGGGTCTCGCCGCGCTGGAAGATCGCCGAGCCGTGCACGCGCGGGATGACCTGCACCTCGGCGTCGAGCGCGCGGATGTCGCTCAGGCCGCGGCCGTCGATGCGCACGCCGTCCTTGAGGATGCGGCCGCGCACGATCTTCTTGGTGACCGACTTGTAGGCGGCGCTGACCTGGCCATTGGCGTCGGCCGGCAGCTCGCCCGCCTCGACCTTGGCGGCGACGGTCGCCTTGACGCGGTCCTTGAGGGCGTCGTCGGCGTTCTGACGCTCGAGCTTGTCGGCGATCTGGTAGATGCCGACGAGCTCGTCGTAGGCCTCGCCCGCGACGACGTCGTAGGTGGCCTGGTCGTAGGCGAGGAAGACCGGGTAGTCCTGGATCTCCTTCGCCGACTGGGCGGCGAGCTCGGCCTGAGCCTTGACGAGCTGCTTGAGGAAGGGCTTCGAGGCCTCGAGGCCCTGGGCCACGATGGCCTCGTCGGGCTTCGTGGCGCCGGCGCGGATGAGCTCCCAGCTGCCCTCGGTCGCCTCGGCCTCGACCATCATGATGGCGATGTCCTCGGTGCCGTCGGCGTTGGTGACCAGGCGGCCTGCGACGGTCAGGTCGAAGACGGCCTCGGCCAGCTGCGAGTGCTTCGGGAAGGCGACCCACTGGTCCGCTCCGCCGTTCGAGCCGGGGATGAGGGCCAGGCGGATGCCGGCGATCGGCCCGCTGAACGGCAGACCCGAGATCTGGGTCGAGGCCGAGGCGGCGTTGATGGCGAGGGCGTCGTAGAACTCGTCCGGCGCGATGCTGAGCACGGTGATGACGATCTGCACCTCGTTGCGCAGGCCGTCGACGAACGACGGGCGCAGCGGCCGGTCGATCAGACGGCAGACGAGGATCGCCTCGGTCGAGGGGCGGCCCTCGCGGCGGAAGAACGAGCCGGGGATCTTGCCGGCGGCGTACGAGCGCTCTTCGACATCCACCGTCAGCGGGAAGAAGTCGAAGCCCTCGCGGGGGTGCTTGCCGGCGCTGGTGGCGCTGAGCAGCATGGTGTCCTCGTCGAGGTACGCGGCGACCGCGCCCTGCGACTGCTGGGCCAGACGGCCGGTCTC encodes:
- a CDS encoding TetR family transcriptional regulator translates to MPITSPLTASTRPIAPAKLRILQTADTLFTSEGIRNVGIDRLIGESKVTKATFYKHYGSKDRLILDYLGYRHELENGRIDERAAGSAEGVVRAVVELAISDIEGDGFRGDPFTNAAAEFPEPGHPARAIVREHRELLAERLDDALRELGHPMAGEAADDLVLARDGALSGAFSGDAIAAKSALQRSLDRTLAAAS
- a CDS encoding aldo/keto reductase — protein: MSDESDRGVPAPARPAPTALSGAAASASGATAPPAASRASGTTLDELTGELAIAPRLAPTTAQTATVYGDLAPRRRRVGISDLRVFPVALSGNVFGWTADGPIVDGILDVYRAQGGNFLDTADSYAAGRSETMIGRWMRDRGARDDMVLATKVGKSDEHPGLSGRSVTAAVEASLRRLQTDRIDLLYLHIDDPEVEFDETLLAVDDLIRAGKVRWFGGSDHTGERLFLARVACAHLGVAPMIAVQNQYSLLFRREFERDIAPVAAQQGLAMMPRFPLAGGALSGKYRGRRDLPAGSRGRSLAQFFSRSAARVVNTLRDIGRERDAAPATVALAWLLSKPLVTAPVVSASSPEQVFDLTQAATLALTRQQVERLDRASEGF
- a CDS encoding M16 family metallopeptidase is translated as MNRAVRLPLDLPELDVTAAGGSRVRRSVLPSGVRILSESVPGAQSATVGYWVAVGSRDETTGGFGSTHFLEHLLFKGTAERSALDIAVAFDAVGGENNALTAKEHTCYYAKVRDLDLEMAVTVLADMVTSSVLDAEEFESERGVILEELAMADDDPGDVAGERFVEAVLGAHPLGRPIGGSPESIRAVGRDAVWQHYRRHYSPSELVITVAGAVDHDALVGWVERGLRAAGWDLDAAAAPAARRPFASALIERGSSLVVVDRPLEQVNLYVGTTGINGSDDRRSELGVLNAVLGGGMSSRLFQEIREKRGLAYSVYSYASAYSDAGVFGLYAGCAPRNAPEVVDLMLGQLRAIASDGITAEELTRARGQMAGGAALALEDSDTRMSRLGRSELGTGEFLDLDESLRRLDAVELADVERLAADLAERPLSLAAVGAVTENDFTGIAGLSDEPSAA
- a CDS encoding tetratricopeptide repeat protein translates to MPESAEQDQPAAQDRSAQPASTAGAGALPRRRGALLRARAAVIVMAALLLLYLVFALGYAILLLSTGVPIAIALGVALIVLPLLGIWALGAELLFAVRADRLAARLEAENGMPAEPLPVHASGRVDRDAAEAVFPRYREAVEAAPEDWRAWFRLGLVYDASGDRRRARWATRQAIRFSRA
- a CDS encoding YbhB/YbcL family Raf kinase inhibitor-like protein, which gives rise to MANDPNWRLPEVPSFELTSTDFEPGGALPTSARSAIFGAGGDDRSPALAWSGAPEGTRSFVLTVYDPDAPTGSGFWHWSVRDIPGDAASLPGDAGNPDAALLPAGVVTGPNEAGLQRFLGAAPPSGHGEHRYFFTLTALDVPTLEVDAAATPAIIGFTMLGHVLGRAQLIGTTITE
- a CDS encoding OsmC family peroxiredoxin: MAVTSEATTLWFGDLASGSGTTSLDSSDAGEFPVTWAARAEGVAGRTNPEELLGAAHSACFSMALSNALGQAGTPPESLQVTAAVTFVPGQGITGSHLLVSAKVPGLSEAGFAAVAEEAKRGCPVSQALAGIPITLEASLA
- a CDS encoding TIGR01777 family oxidoreductase gives rise to the protein MARTRRVLISGASGLVGTALTKSLRSAGDEVRHLVRRDPRSSEEVRWDPGAGRLDPAELEGVDAVVNLSGASVGRIPWTAGYRAELRDSRLDTTRTIATAIGRAKAAPKTLINASAVGIYGDRPGERLTEDSAPGSGFLPELVVDWEAAAQTASDRTRVVSIRSGVVVAHGGGFGPVRQLTQFGLGTRFGSGGQFWPWISLFDEVAAIRHLLDSELAGPVNLVGPTPATSDRVTRVYARELHRPRLLPAPEFAVRMLGEAGQRLLLDSAEVLPTRLRSDGFHWKHSEIDDAVVAVVHGEA
- a CDS encoding helix-turn-helix transcriptional regulator, encoding MVRLPLTPAELERGERLGSLLRSARGDRSPLAVALDAGISPETLRKIETGRIATPAFPTIAALAEVLGLSLDAVWAEVTAGEHRTAGARVAAHPVAI
- the dapB gene encoding 4-hydroxy-tetrahydrodipicolinate reductase, encoding MTSRVAVVGATGKLGGLAADLIDRTEGFEVAARLSSKDGLEALADVDLVVDMTIPVVSPTVVEAALAAGKPVLVGTSGWNAERLAKLGHRLAELPDLGVIVVPNFSIGSVLATRFATIAGRYFDSVEIIEAHAATKIDSPSGTATRTAELITAARAELGPVEAPHVDQRARGQQVASIPVHSMRLAGIVAQQDVVFGGEGEVLRLTHQTISGRSYEAGILAALRALPEARGLTVGLDAILGLDA
- a CDS encoding GNAT family N-acetyltransferase; the protein is MTDFRETAVDSPDAQTLLTEYFTGREKSFPSAQGTYQVNLPDPAVFRGDRGLFLVVADGDELLGCGGIRRIDDGPLGARWEIKHLYVREAARGRRLGRGILEELERRAAEHGAAELVLDTNDSLEAAGGLYRSSGYVTVEPYNDNPNATTWYAKPVAPVA
- the map gene encoding type I methionyl aminopeptidase; protein product: MIEILTPAEVDKARATGALVGDILQTLKTKSLVGTNLLELDEITRQLIIDAGAESCYVDYAPSFGNGPFGHYVCTAVNDAVLHGMPHDYALVDGDLLTLDLAVLLDGIAADAAISFVVGESARAEDLALIDVTQRALAAAIAIAGPDVRTGDLSHAIGQVLGAEGYPINLEFGGHGIGSTMHGDPHVANDGRPGRGYRLRPGLLLALEPWVMADTDVLVTDADGWTLRSSTGCRTAHTEHTIAITESGAEILTLPSR
- a CDS encoding histidine phosphatase family protein, whose protein sequence is MSRFLYLVRHGEQRDAEFGLPDGPLSPRGVRQARAIAERLGGVPFDAAFTSPLQRAQETAKIMTERLPSLEAEPSALLMDCIPAGPSPDMPHSFESFFGGVTPEEIDAGEAQMSDAFSEWMTPSRDDRHELLITHNFVIAAFVAHAFGAAPWRWMGVNQANCGLTIIRVRSAKPPVLLTHNDLGHLPAELRTGLPVDQPY